The segment TCCGTCATGCGGCGGATCGAGGTCACTTCGACGCCGCTGCCGGCATTGAGCCCGGCGGCCGCCATCGGCGACACGGCGTTGAGCACCACCGACTGCCGCGAATACCCTTCGGTCAGCTGGTTGGAGATGTTCTGGCTGGTGGCCGACAGGCCCGCCTGGGCGGCGACCGCGCCGCTTAGCGCGTTACTGATGATGGACATGGTCAGGATCCGGAGTGCTCTTGCGTATTGGATGCGACCGCCGGCCCGTCGGCATTAACGTGAATATTACCATCGGCAGGCGGTCTCAACTGGTGGACGATCGCGTTGGCGATGCCGAAGGCATGCTGGCGCGACAGCACTTCGGACAACTGCTGGTCGGCCCAGTCGAGCATTTCCTCGCCGGTCTGGCCGTGGAACAGGCTGTCCGACCCATTGAGCGTCTGGTTGCTCTTGCGCATTTCGCGCAGGAGCTGCTGGATGAACATGGCCTCGAAGTCCTCCGAGGCGCGCTTGAGTTTCGTGTCGGTGTCGGACGCCGGCGCGACGGCTCCGGGCAAATCGCGCTCGGCCGTCGGCGCGCCCTCATTGCGCGCGGTGCTGCGGGACAACTCCATAGCCACTCCCCGTGTCAGATGACGACCAGTTCGCCGTCGATCGCCCCCGCCTGGTCCAGCGCCTGCAGGATGGCCATGATGTCGTCGGGCGTCGCGCCGACCCGGTTGAGGGTGTTGATGATGGTCTGCAGGCTGGCGCCGGCGGGCCAGTTGAAGGTGCGCGCCCCGCTCTGGTCGACGTTGACCTGCGATTGCGGCACCACCGCGGTGCGCCCGCCCGACAGAGGGCCCGGCTGGCTCACCGCCGGCGTTTCGGTGATCGTCACCTTGAGCGCGCCGTGCGACACGGCGGCCGCGCGCACGGTCACGCCGCTGCTGATCACCACGGTGCCGGTGCGCGAATTGAAAATCACCTTGGGCATGTCGGCGCCGACCGCGACGTTGAGATTCTCCAGCTCGGCGACGAAGGCCACGCGCGCGGTCGGATCGGCCGGCGCGCGCACCTCGATGGAGGTGGCGTCGCCGGTCGAGGCGATGCGGCCGAAGCGGCGGTTGATCGTCTTGACGATATTGGTGGCGGTCTGAAAGTTCGGACGGCGCAGGCTCAGGCGCACGGTGGGCCGCGAGCTGAAGTCCGTCTCGATTTCCTGTTCGATCGTCGCGCCGTTGGGAATGCGGCCCGCGGTCGGGGTGTTCACCGTGACGCTAGAACCGCTGTTGCCCTGGGCGGACACGCCGCCGACCACCACGCTGCCTTGCGCCAGCGCATAGGTTTCGCCATCGGCGGCCTTCAATTGGGTGAGCAGCAGCACGCCGCCGCGCAGGCTCTTGGCGTCGCCCAGCGACGACACCGTCACGTCGATGGTCTGGCCCTTGCGGTAGCCGGGCGGCAGCGCGGCGCTGACCATCACCGTCGCGGTGTTCTTCACCTTGACGTCGGTTTTCTCCGGCATTTTCACGCCGAACTGCTTGAGCATATTTTCCACCGACTGTCCGGCGAACTTCACCTGCGACTTGTCGCCCGAGCCGTTGAGGCCGACCACGAGGCCGTAGCCGACCAGCTGGTTTTCGCGGATGCCCTCGACGCTCACCATGGTGCGCAATGGCTGCGCCGCGGCCGGCGGCAGGGAAAACGGCAAGACAAGCGCGGCGGCGAGCACGGCACGGTAGAGCATCGGAAGCATCCTCAGAACGGCATCCAGGGGCTGTTGAACAAACGGGTCAGCCAGCCGGCGGAGTTGGCGTCGGCAAGCGAACCCTTGCCGGTATAGGAAATGGTGGCGTTGGCGATGCGCTGCGAGGAGATGCGGTTGTCGGTGCCGATGTCTTCTTCGCGCACATATCCGGACAGGGTGATGAATTCATCATCCTGATTGAGATTGAGTTTTTTCTGGCCCTTGATCATCAACAGGCCGTTGGGCAGCACCTTGTGCACCACCACGGTGATCGAGCCGGACAGCGCGTTCTGCTGGGTGCTCGACGAATTGCCGGCGAAATTGCGCTTGGCGTCCACCCCCATCTCGGTGGCCATGGCCGCGCCGCCGAGGATCACCGCCGGCTTGGCGGTAATGCCGGAGTTCTTGTCGAAACGGGTGTTGGCCTGCTTGGTCGCCTGGGTGCTTTCCTGCAATACCACGGTCAGCACGTCGCCAGCGCGCGTCGCGCGCCGGTCGGCCACAAGGTTCAGCCCCTGCGAGGGGCGGAACACGCCGCCGCCCGTGCCGCGCAGCTTGCCCGACTCGATATCCGGCAGGGCATTGTCGACAGCGGGAGGCATGGGCGGTACCACCGAGCACCCCGCGAGCAGCACAAGACCGAGAGCGGCGAGACGTTTCATCAGCGCACGGCCTGCGACAGGTACTGCATCATGTTGTCGGACGCGGTCAATACCTTGGCGTTCATTTCATAGGTGCGCTGGGCGGAGATCATGTCGACCATTTCCTCCACCACCTGCACGTTGGAACCTTCCAGCGCGCCCTGCTTGACCTTGCCCAGCGCGTCCTCGCCCGGCACGCCGACCGTGGCCGGACCGCTCGCGTCGGTTTCCTTGTACAGGTTGTCGCCCAGCGCCATCAGGCCGGTCGGATTGACGAAATTGGCGAGCGTCAGCTGGCCGAGTTCGGTTTGCGAGCCCTGCCCGGCGACCGTCGCCGAGACCGTGCCGTTTTCGGAGATGCTGATCTTGGTGGCATTGGCCGGGACGGTGATTTCCGGCACCAGCGGCAGGCCCTGGGCATTCACCAGCCGCCCTTCGGCATTGATCTCCAGCTGGCCGGCGCGCGTGTAGCCGGTCTCGCCGTCGCTCATCTGCACCTGCAGGAAACCGTTGCCGATGATGGCGACGTCCAGTGTCTGGCCGGTGGTCATGATATTGCCGCCGGTGAAGATCTTCTGCGTGCCCAGCAGGCGGGTACCGTTGCCCAGCTGCACGCCGATCGGCGCGAGGTTGTTGTCGTCGAGCTTGGCGCCCGGCTGGCGTTCGACCTGGTAGAAAAGGTCCTCGAACACCATGCGGTCGCGCTTGAAGCCCACGGTGTTGGCGTTGGCCAGGTTGTTGGCGATCGCCGTCAGTTTGGCATCCTGGGCCTGGATGCCGGTCTTGCTGATCCACATTGCCGGATTCATGGGCGTCTTCTTTCGTTCTCAGTGTTCGGTCACGCGCGCATCAGGCGGTTGCCGGCATCGGCCAGGTCATCCGCCGAACGCAGGAGTTTCATCTGCATTTCGAAACTGCGGTTGAGCGACATGGTCGCGACCATCTCCTCCACCGCGGACACATTGCTCGCCTCCAGGTGACCGGAGGCCACTTCGAGGTCATCGCCCGCGTCGGCGTTGCGACCATCGCGCCGCACCAGGAGACCAGCCTCGTTCTTGGTCGCCTCGCCGGCCGGCAGCGTCACCGTCTTGAGGCGATCCACGTCCTGCAGCTCGGTTTCGCCGGCCGGCAGGATCGCGATGGTGCCGTTCGCGGAGATTTCCACCTTGGCGAACGGCGGCAGGGTGATCGCGCCGCCGGCGCCCAGCACCGGGTGCCCGTTGAGCAGCAGCGCGCCGTCGCGGTCGACGACCA is part of the Paludibacterium paludis genome and harbors:
- a CDS encoding flagellar basal body rod protein FlgF yields the protein MDALIYTAMSGANRALHAQQVHANNIANVETRGFRADIEMADSQAVKGYGYDSRHMPSLQANAVDGRAGTLTATGRELDVAIKGDGYFAVEIAGKEAYTRAGSLVVDRDGALLLNGHPVLGAGGAITLPPFAKVEISANGTIAILPAGETELQDVDRLKTVTLPAGEATKNEAGLLVRRDGRNADAGDDLEVASGHLEASNVSAVEEMVATMSLNRSFEMQMKLLRSADDLADAGNRLMRA
- a CDS encoding rod-binding protein — encoded protein: MELSRSTARNEGAPTAERDLPGAVAPASDTDTKLKRASEDFEAMFIQQLLREMRKSNQTLNGSDSLFHGQTGEEMLDWADQQLSEVLSRQHAFGIANAIVHQLRPPADGNIHVNADGPAVASNTQEHSGS
- a CDS encoding flagellar basal body P-ring protein FlgI, producing the protein MLYRAVLAAALVLPFSLPPAAAQPLRTMVSVEGIRENQLVGYGLVVGLNGSGDKSQVKFAGQSVENMLKQFGVKMPEKTDVKVKNTATVMVSAALPPGYRKGQTIDVTVSSLGDAKSLRGGVLLLTQLKAADGETYALAQGSVVVGGVSAQGNSGSSVTVNTPTAGRIPNGATIEQEIETDFSSRPTVRLSLRRPNFQTATNIVKTINRRFGRIASTGDATSIEVRAPADPTARVAFVAELENLNVAVGADMPKVIFNSRTGTVVISSGVTVRAAAVSHGALKVTITETPAVSQPGPLSGGRTAVVPQSQVNVDQSGARTFNWPAGASLQTIINTLNRVGATPDDIMAILQALDQAGAIDGELVVI
- the flgG gene encoding flagellar basal-body rod protein FlgG; this translates as MNPAMWISKTGIQAQDAKLTAIANNLANANTVGFKRDRMVFEDLFYQVERQPGAKLDDNNLAPIGVQLGNGTRLLGTQKIFTGGNIMTTGQTLDVAIIGNGFLQVQMSDGETGYTRAGQLEINAEGRLVNAQGLPLVPEITVPANATKISISENGTVSATVAGQGSQTELGQLTLANFVNPTGLMALGDNLYKETDASGPATVGVPGEDALGKVKQGALEGSNVQVVEEMVDMISAQRTYEMNAKVLTASDNMMQYLSQAVR
- the flgH gene encoding flagellar basal body L-ring protein FlgH translates to MKRLAALGLVLLAGCSVVPPMPPAVDNALPDIESGKLRGTGGGVFRPSQGLNLVADRRATRAGDVLTVVLQESTQATKQANTRFDKNSGITAKPAVILGGAAMATEMGVDAKRNFAGNSSSTQQNALSGSITVVVHKVLPNGLLMIKGQKKLNLNQDDEFITLSGYVREEDIGTDNRISSQRIANATISYTGKGSLADANSAGWLTRLFNSPWMPF